Proteins encoded within one genomic window of Jiangella mangrovi:
- the thrS gene encoding threonine--tRNA ligase: protein MPDHRRLGRELDLFDTDPLIGAGLPYWLPAGAAVRHALEEYVHAVERRAGYRHVHSPVLGKRELYELSGHWSHYSDDMFPPMDVGGEQLVLRPSLCPHHALIYRSRGHSYRELPLRIAELGGMYRSELSGVLGGLTRVRAIQLNDAHVFCAESDAASEAAAALALIRNAHAAMGIRPARLRLSLPGDGGKYAGAPSAWQRATDLLVDVLKASGEEYEAEEGEAAFYGPKIDVQIADDAGRESTLSTVQIDFHQPERFGLEYVGPDGAKHRPVMVHRSVVGSMERAVAHLIEVHGGAFPPWLAPVQVVVLPVASEQDAAARAVVERCLDAGLRAEVAAAELGSLGARVRDARLVPYVAVVGAREADGDEVALRLRDGRRLDPLPSAEAVARIAARVGAHAVDLW from the coding sequence ATGCCCGACCACCGCAGGCTCGGCCGCGAACTGGACCTGTTCGACACCGACCCGCTCATCGGCGCCGGGCTGCCGTACTGGCTGCCCGCCGGCGCCGCCGTCCGCCACGCGCTCGAGGAGTACGTCCACGCCGTCGAGCGGCGGGCCGGCTATCGCCACGTGCATTCACCCGTGCTCGGCAAACGCGAGCTGTACGAGCTGTCCGGCCACTGGTCGCACTACAGCGACGACATGTTCCCGCCCATGGACGTGGGCGGCGAGCAGCTGGTGCTGCGGCCGAGCCTGTGCCCGCACCACGCGCTGATCTACCGGTCGCGCGGGCACTCCTACCGCGAGCTGCCGCTGCGCATCGCCGAGCTGGGCGGCATGTACCGGTCCGAGCTCTCCGGCGTGCTGGGCGGACTGACCAGGGTCCGGGCCATCCAGCTCAACGACGCGCACGTGTTCTGCGCCGAGTCCGACGCGGCGTCCGAGGCGGCCGCGGCACTCGCCCTGATCAGGAACGCGCACGCGGCCATGGGCATCCGCCCGGCGCGGCTGCGGCTCTCGCTCCCGGGCGACGGCGGCAAGTACGCCGGCGCGCCGTCGGCCTGGCAGCGGGCCACCGACCTACTGGTCGACGTGCTGAAGGCGTCCGGCGAGGAGTACGAGGCCGAGGAGGGCGAGGCGGCGTTCTACGGCCCCAAGATCGACGTGCAGATCGCCGACGACGCCGGCCGCGAGTCGACCCTGTCCACCGTCCAGATCGACTTCCACCAGCCCGAGCGGTTCGGCCTCGAGTACGTGGGGCCCGACGGCGCCAAGCACCGGCCGGTCATGGTGCACCGCAGCGTCGTCGGCAGCATGGAACGGGCGGTCGCGCACCTCATCGAGGTGCACGGCGGCGCCTTCCCGCCCTGGCTGGCGCCGGTCCAGGTGGTGGTGCTGCCGGTGGCGTCGGAGCAGGACGCGGCCGCGCGAGCCGTGGTCGAGCGGTGCCTGGACGCCGGGCTGCGGGCCGAGGTCGCGGCGGCGGAGCTGGGCAGTCTCGGCGCCCGGGTCCGCGACGCCCGGCTGGTCCCGTACGTCGCCGTCGTCGGCGCACGTGAGGCCGACGGCGACGAGGTCGCGCTGCGGCTGCGCGACGGCCGGCGGCTCGACCCGCTGCCGTCGGCCGAGGCGGTGGCCCGGATCGCCGCCCGGGTGGGCGCTCACGCCGTCGACCTCTGGTGA
- a CDS encoding TetR/AcrR family transcriptional regulator, which translates to MPVTTGRRADAQRNVAAILDAAGARLVRDPDASVSDIATAAGVGRVTLYGHFASRTELVDAVFVRAMARAHEALDAVDLGGDARQALARLVGSSWQVVDESRMLLVAAQRALPPERIRDLHENPMRRVRSLLDRGRADGVFRSDLPADWLVAVFYTVVHGAADELGAGRLAADAAPGAITATLLAALTPPGDPVPAPV; encoded by the coding sequence ATGCCGGTCACGACAGGCCGCCGGGCGGACGCACAGCGCAACGTCGCCGCGATCCTCGACGCGGCCGGGGCCCGCCTCGTCCGTGATCCCGACGCGAGCGTCTCCGACATCGCGACGGCGGCCGGGGTCGGGCGGGTCACGCTCTACGGGCACTTCGCGTCGCGCACCGAGCTGGTCGACGCCGTGTTCGTCCGCGCCATGGCCCGCGCCCACGAGGCGCTCGACGCCGTCGACCTCGGCGGCGACGCGCGGCAGGCGCTGGCCCGGCTGGTCGGGTCCAGCTGGCAGGTCGTCGACGAGTCGCGGATGCTGCTGGTCGCGGCGCAGCGCGCGCTGCCCCCGGAGCGGATCCGCGACCTGCACGAGAACCCCATGCGACGGGTGCGCTCACTGCTCGACCGCGGCCGGGCCGACGGCGTGTTCCGCTCCGACCTGCCCGCCGACTGGCTGGTCGCCGTCTTCTACACCGTCGTGCACGGGGCGGCCGACGAACTCGGCGCGGGCCGGCTCGCCGCCGATGCCGCGCCAGGCGCCATCACGGCGACGCTGCTGGCCGCGCTCACGCCGCCCGGCGACCCCGTCCCGGCACCGGTCTGA
- the rpmG gene encoding 50S ribosomal protein L33 codes for MARNDLRPVVKLRSTAGTGFTYVTRKNRRNDPDRLVLRKYDPLAGRHVEFREER; via the coding sequence ATGGCGCGTAACGATCTCCGTCCGGTCGTGAAGCTGCGGTCGACGGCGGGTACCGGGTTCACGTACGTCACCCGGAAGAACCGCCGCAACGACCCCGACCGGCTGGTGCTGCGCAAGTACGACCCGCTCGCGGGGCGGCACGTGGAGTTCCGCGAGGAGCGCTGA
- the ykgO gene encoding type B 50S ribosomal protein L36, whose product MKVRNSLRSLKNQPGSQLVRRHGRLFVINRQNPRLKARQG is encoded by the coding sequence ATGAAGGTCCGCAACTCGCTCCGGTCGCTGAAGAACCAGCCCGGCTCGCAGCTGGTCCGCCGTCACGGCCGGCTGTTCGTGATCAACAGGCAGAACCCGCGGCTGAAGGCTCGCCAGGGTTGA
- a CDS encoding DUF1707 SHOCT-like domain-containing protein produces MADDDDRRAALQRVSDAEREKVAERVRAAAADGRLGLDELDDRLGSALAARTRGDLDAVVADLGDDGVVVRPVTDAAIRADGSSVQRVGRWDVPARLTVKSSMSSVLLDFTEATFTAPSVRIDVEVSAGSLRLVVPEDVAVEVDVEPRFSSVDVKVPDRPAAPRAVVTVGGSLSMGSISVRRPGWRRRRQLRKASRTRQDP; encoded by the coding sequence ATGGCCGATGACGACGACCGGCGCGCCGCCCTGCAGCGCGTCTCCGACGCGGAGCGCGAGAAGGTGGCCGAGCGGGTCCGCGCGGCCGCCGCCGACGGGCGGCTCGGCCTGGACGAACTGGACGACCGCCTGGGCTCCGCGCTCGCTGCGCGCACGCGCGGCGACCTCGACGCCGTCGTCGCCGATCTCGGTGACGACGGCGTCGTCGTGCGTCCGGTGACCGACGCCGCCATCCGGGCCGACGGCTCGTCGGTGCAGCGGGTCGGCCGGTGGGACGTGCCGGCGCGGCTCACGGTGAAGTCGTCGATGTCGTCGGTGCTGCTCGACTTCACCGAGGCGACGTTCACGGCGCCGTCGGTCCGCATCGACGTCGAGGTGTCGGCGGGGTCGCTGCGCCTCGTCGTCCCCGAGGACGTGGCCGTCGAGGTCGACGTCGAGCCGCGCTTCTCCAGCGTCGACGTCAAGGTGCCGGACCGCCCGGCCGCGCCGCGCGCCGTCGTCACCGTCGGGGGATCGCTCAGCATGGGCAGCATCAGCGTGCGGCGGCCGGGCTGGCGCCGTCGCCGGCAGCTGCGCAAGGCGTCAAGAACCCGTCAAGATCCTTGA